A genomic stretch from Arachis stenosperma cultivar V10309 chromosome 3, arast.V10309.gnm1.PFL2, whole genome shotgun sequence includes:
- the LOC130970646 gene encoding gibberellin 20 oxidase 2-like has protein sequence MESATPTIGHTQSPKVLKDENGTLIFDSNMMRNASQIPKEFLWPSNDLIITADGELNEPLVDLSVLKSEDHTAIAHAAQLVREACVKHGFFQVTNHGVDQELIDAAYQEVDTIFGLPLERKLAARRQPGAVSGYSGAHADRYSSKLPWKECFSFKYAHIDHSHSQILHYFTSLFGQDLRHSGIVYQKYCDAMKELSFAIMELLAISLGLDRLYFKTFFEDGESIMRCNSYPPCNNSSLTLGTGPHSDPTSLTVLHQDQVGGLEVYLDNKWFAVRPRPDAFVINIGDTFMALSNGKYKSCLHRALVNREVERKSLVYFVNPKEDKTVKPTKKLCSSDEERKYPDFTWSDLYEFTQKHYRADVSTLQGFIPWFIAGKPSNY, from the exons ATGGAATCAGCAACGCCAACCATCGGACACACTCAGTCACCCAAGGTTCTAAAAGACGAAAATGGAACTCTTATTTTCGATTCAAACATGATGCGAAATGCGTCACAAATCCCCAAAGAATTCCTCTGGCCATCCAACGACTTAATTATCACTGCAGACGGGGAGCTCAACGAGCCTCTCGTCGACTTGTCAGTCCTCAAGAGCGAGGACCACACGGCCATAGCTCACGCAGCCCAGCTCGTGAGGGAGGCTTGTGTCAAGCACGGTTTCTTCCAAGTAACTAACCATGGCGTCGATCAAGAGTTGATCGATGCCGCTTACCAAGAGGTTGACACCATATTTGGGCTTCCTCTGGAGAGGAAACTAGCCGCTCGAAGGCAGCCAGGTGCTGTGTCCGGCTACTCCGGAGCACATGCAGATAGATATTCAAGCAagttgccatggaaggagtgcTTCTCTTTCAAATATGCTCACATCGATCATTCTCATTCGCAAATTCTTCACTACTTCACTTCTCTCTTCGGTCAGGATCTTCGTCACTCTGG GATCGTGTATCAGAAATACTGTGACGCAATGAAGGAGTTGTCTTTTGCAATCATGGAGCTTTTGGCCATTAGTCTTGGCCTTGATCGTTTGTATTTTAAGACATTTTTTGAAGATGGTGAGTCAATAATGAGGTGCAACTCTTACCCTCCTTGCAACAACTCAAGCCTCACACTTGGTACCGGTCCGCACAGTGATCCAACTTCATTGACTGTTCTTCATCAAGACCAAGTTGGTGGCTTAGAAGTTTATCTTGATAACAAATGGTTTGCTGTTCGACCAAGACCTGATGCATTTGTCATTAATATTGGTGACACTTTTATG GCATTGTCAAATGGGAAATACAAGAGTTGTCTACACAGGGCATTGGTAAACAGGGAGGTGGAGAGGAAGTCATTGGTTTATTTTGTGAACCCAAAAGAAGACAAAACAGTGAAACCAACAAAAAAGCTATGTAGCAGCGATGAAGAAAGGAAGTACCCAGATTTCACATGGTCTGATTTGTATGAATTCACACAAAAACATTATAGAGCTGATGTCTCGACTCTCCAAGGTTTCATCCCATGGTTCATTGCTGGCAAGCCTTCTAATTACTAG